One segment of Desulfosudis oleivorans Hxd3 DNA contains the following:
- a CDS encoding peptidase U32 family protein, with protein sequence MYNELRNTMSHPLKKVELLAPAGTPEKLEIAIHYGADAVYLADSRFSLRNFAGNFTCDQLTAAAGLARKHGVKLYVACNIYARTDETEALCEYFHRLSAIGPDGIIIADPGVLKLARATIPHIPVHLSTQANTTSLEAVRFWEQQGVSRINLARELTLTELAQIASQTSVQIETFVHGSMCMAYSGRCLLSGFLTGRESNRGLCSQPCRWQYSLAEETRPGVWMPVFEDDRGAYVFNAKDLCMIEHIDSLINAGIAALKIEGRMKSIHYLAATVKVYREAIDAYYEKPEKYRVQTAWIEELEAVNNRGFSTGFYFGPPESGGINRTGARPGTAYRFLARILRARPSGRVTAEVKNKLCEGDAVEILTAGGPVRPGTVLNIFDADGNPMEAAMPNSTATLVLSATCGPNDLIRCRETPPATQGGEHLR encoded by the coding sequence ATGTATAATGAACTGCGGAACACCATGAGCCACCCGTTAAAAAAAGTGGAGCTGCTGGCCCCTGCCGGTACCCCGGAAAAACTGGAGATCGCCATTCACTACGGCGCGGACGCCGTCTACCTGGCGGACAGCCGCTTTTCCCTGCGCAATTTCGCGGGCAACTTCACCTGCGACCAGTTAACGGCGGCGGCCGGCCTTGCCCGAAAACACGGGGTGAAACTGTATGTGGCCTGCAACATCTATGCAAGGACCGATGAAACCGAGGCCCTGTGCGAATACTTTCACCGGCTCTCCGCCATCGGCCCGGACGGCATCATCATAGCGGATCCCGGCGTGCTGAAACTGGCCAGGGCCACCATTCCCCATATTCCTGTTCACCTCAGCACCCAGGCCAACACCACCAGCCTGGAGGCGGTCCGCTTCTGGGAACAGCAGGGCGTGTCCCGTATCAACCTGGCCCGGGAGCTCACCCTGACCGAGCTTGCCCAAATCGCCTCTCAAACATCGGTCCAGATCGAAACCTTTGTCCATGGGTCCATGTGCATGGCCTATTCCGGCCGGTGCCTGCTCAGCGGTTTTCTCACCGGCCGGGAGAGCAACCGGGGCCTGTGCAGCCAGCCGTGCCGGTGGCAATATTCCCTGGCCGAGGAGACCCGGCCCGGGGTCTGGATGCCGGTGTTTGAAGATGACCGGGGGGCCTATGTGTTTAACGCAAAAGACCTGTGCATGATCGAACACATCGACAGCCTGATCAACGCCGGCATCGCCGCCTTAAAAATTGAAGGCCGCATGAAAAGCATTCATTATCTGGCCGCCACTGTAAAGGTCTATCGCGAGGCCATTGATGCTTATTACGAAAAACCGGAAAAATATCGTGTGCAGACCGCCTGGATCGAAGAACTTGAAGCCGTCAACAACCGGGGGTTTTCCACCGGCTTCTACTTCGGTCCCCCGGAAAGCGGGGGCATCAACCGAACCGGTGCCCGGCCCGGCACAGCATACCGCTTCCTGGCGAGGATCCTTCGGGCCCGGCCATCGGGCCGGGTCACGGCCGAGGTGAAAAACAAGCTGTGCGAAGGCGACGCCGTTGAAATTTTGACCGCCGGAGGACCGGTTCGGCCAGGCACGGTGCTGAACATTTTTGATGCCGACGGCAACCCAATGGAAGCGGCCATGCCCAACAGCACGGCCACCCTGGTCCTTTCCGCCACCTGCGGACCCAACGACCTGATCCGGTGCCGGGAAACCCCGCCTGCGACACAGGGGGGGGAACACCTGCGATAA
- a CDS encoding GMC family oxidoreductase N-terminal domain-containing protein produces MIKEYKDIAGDIEETVDVCVIGTGAGGAVVAADLAEKGLRVAVLEEGSRFTIKNFNQDPADMMAMMYRDDGFTVTLGLPPVSLPLGKAVGGTTIINSATCFRTPKPVVEKWADRYDCAGLSYDTLAPYFDGVEKAISVVELSEDVLGKNYQIVRRGAKKLGIETKPLKHNVKGCEGAGVCQWGCVKQAKQSTDLAYIPRADKAGARIYANCRAKRIVTEAGRVVGVKGRVVNPANGRETGSFFIRARIVCAAMGSMITPAFLLKNRLANVSGQVGRNLTIHPCGRVVAEMDEVVNGHHGVSQGGFIDAFADEGIMLEGIFIPPGVMGLALPGMGQKHKALARAYNNIAAFGVMVSDTTRGRILPGLPGYAYTAWYSLNQADAETLRKGVGILADIFFAAGARRVFTGCFKLPEITGKQELERFKTMPIRPWHFELMAFHPLGTCRMGNNPRSAVVNLNLESHDVKGLFITDGSVFPSSLGVNPQVTIMAFAARAADYIAAHAGRY; encoded by the coding sequence ATGATAAAAGAATACAAAGATATTGCCGGTGATATTGAAGAGACCGTGGATGTGTGTGTCATCGGTACCGGCGCCGGCGGTGCCGTGGTGGCGGCAGATCTCGCGGAAAAGGGATTGCGGGTGGCGGTCCTGGAAGAGGGAAGCCGCTTTACCATTAAAAACTTCAACCAGGATCCTGCCGACATGATGGCCATGATGTACCGGGACGACGGGTTTACCGTGACCCTGGGACTGCCCCCGGTCTCCCTTCCCCTGGGAAAGGCCGTGGGCGGCACCACCATCATCAACTCCGCCACCTGCTTTCGTACCCCGAAGCCGGTGGTGGAAAAGTGGGCCGACCGGTACGACTGCGCCGGGCTCTCCTATGACACGCTGGCCCCTTATTTTGATGGGGTTGAAAAAGCGATCAGCGTGGTGGAACTCTCCGAGGATGTGCTGGGCAAAAACTACCAGATCGTCAGGCGGGGCGCAAAAAAGCTGGGCATCGAAACCAAACCCTTGAAACACAATGTCAAGGGGTGCGAAGGCGCGGGCGTGTGCCAGTGGGGATGTGTGAAACAGGCCAAACAGTCCACTGACCTGGCCTATATTCCCCGGGCAGACAAAGCCGGCGCCCGGATTTACGCCAACTGCCGGGCAAAACGGATCGTTACCGAAGCCGGCCGGGTGGTGGGGGTAAAGGGTCGTGTGGTCAATCCCGCCAACGGCAGGGAGACCGGCTCGTTTTTTATTCGGGCCCGCATCGTGTGCGCGGCCATGGGGTCTATGATCACCCCGGCATTTCTGCTGAAAAACCGGCTGGCCAACGTGTCCGGGCAGGTGGGCAGAAACCTGACCATCCATCCCTGCGGGCGGGTGGTGGCCGAGATGGACGAGGTGGTCAATGGCCACCACGGCGTCTCCCAGGGCGGTTTCATTGACGCCTTTGCCGATGAGGGGATCATGCTGGAAGGCATTTTCATCCCGCCGGGGGTGATGGGACTGGCCCTGCCCGGCATGGGGCAGAAACATAAGGCCCTGGCCAGGGCATACAATAATATTGCCGCTTTTGGCGTCATGGTCAGCGACACCACCCGGGGCCGCATTCTGCCGGGCCTGCCCGGTTACGCCTATACCGCGTGGTACTCCCTGAACCAGGCCGATGCCGAAACCCTGCGCAAAGGCGTGGGCATCCTGGCCGACATCTTTTTTGCCGCCGGGGCCCGGCGGGTGTTTACCGGCTGTTTCAAGCTGCCGGAGATTACCGGCAAACAGGAGCTGGAACGGTTCAAAACCATGCCCATCCGGCCATGGCATTTCGAGCTCATGGCCTTTCATCCCCTGGGCACCTGCAGGATGGGCAACAACCCGCGATCGGCCGTGGTAAACCTCAATCTCGAAAGTCATGACGTCAAGGGCCTCTTTATCACCGACGGCAGCGTTTTTCCCTCCTCCCTGGGGGTCAACCCCCAGGTGACCATCATGGCGTTTGCCGCCCGGGCCGCTGACTATATCGCCGCCCATGCCGGACGGTACTGA
- the aprB gene encoding adenylyl-sulfate reductase subunit beta gives MPSFVIAEKCDGCKGGDKTACMYICPNDLMVLDANAMKAYNQEPDQCWECFSCVKICPTQAIEVRGYADFVPLGSSIMPMMGTEDVMWTCKFRNGTVKRFKFPIRTTDEGTANAYKDLQGKDLDSGLLSTEEADGRTLPTPKTV, from the coding sequence ATGCCAAGTTTCGTAATTGCTGAAAAGTGTGACGGCTGTAAGGGCGGGGACAAAACCGCTTGTATGTACATTTGTCCCAACGACCTGATGGTTCTGGATGCCAACGCCATGAAAGCCTACAACCAGGAGCCGGATCAGTGCTGGGAATGCTTTTCCTGCGTCAAGATCTGCCCCACCCAGGCGATCGAGGTCAGAGGCTATGCCGACTTTGTTCCCCTTGGAAGCAGCATCATGCCGATGATGGGCACCGAGGACGTGATGTGGACCTGCAAGTTCCGCAACGGTACCGTAAAACGGTTCAAGTTCCCCATCCGTACAACCGATGAAGGTACGGCAAACGCTTACAAAGACCTTCAGGGCAAAGACCTGGATTCCGGTCTGCTTTCCACCGAAGAAGCCGATGGGCGTACGCTGCCTACCCCCAAGACTGTCTAG
- the aprA gene encoding adenylyl-sulfate reductase subunit alpha, translating to MALPNKPLGELKAVRDPEVEEREVDILIVGGGMAACGTAFEIKKWSGDKKVLLVDKAAMDRSGAVAQGLSAINTYIGENAPEDYVRMVRNDLMGIVREDLIFDLGCHVDDSVHLFEEWGLPIWKKSEDGKNMDGKKGLAMGSLKKGAKPVRTGKWQIMINGESYKRVVAEAAKLALGEDNILERVFIVELLNDANDPGRIAGAVGFSVRENKVYIIKAKAIMVACGGAVNIYQPRSVGEGKGRAWYPVWNSGSTYTMALRAGAELSMMENRFTPARFKDGYGPVGAWFLLFKAKALNGLGENFAASDAAKAELQNYAPYGTAAITPTCLRNHLMLFEMKAGRGPIIMDTVTALAELGKTMDKKELKHLESEAWEDFLDMTCGQANLWCAQNCEPEKKNSEVMPTEPYLLGSHSGCCGIWTSGPDYDWVPDSYKIKAKNGKVYNRMTTVDGLFTSGDGVACSGHKFSSGSHAEGRIAAKEMVKYVRDNADFTPTIKETKDELVDMVYKPVRVFLDSCDYTTAIDINPNYIKPNGMMYRLMKATHEYGAGTATYYMTSEKNLEVLMDLFEMMREDCEKLAAGDLHELMRCWEIYHRIYTVEAHCRHIQFRKETRYPGFYYNADHPGQDDANWFCFTNSTYDKAANQWNLKKVDYHKIIPDA from the coding sequence ATGGCATTACCGAATAAACCATTGGGTGAACTCAAGGCCGTAAGAGATCCCGAAGTTGAAGAGCGCGAAGTCGACATCCTCATCGTCGGCGGCGGCATGGCTGCCTGCGGCACTGCTTTTGAAATCAAGAAATGGTCCGGCGACAAGAAGGTCCTGCTGGTCGACAAAGCCGCCATGGACAGAAGCGGCGCCGTTGCCCAGGGCCTTTCCGCCATCAATACCTATATCGGCGAAAACGCTCCGGAAGACTACGTCCGCATGGTCCGCAACGACCTGATGGGCATTGTCCGTGAAGACCTGATCTTTGACCTGGGCTGCCACGTGGATGACTCCGTTCATCTGTTTGAGGAGTGGGGTCTGCCGATCTGGAAGAAGAGCGAAGACGGAAAGAACATGGACGGCAAGAAGGGCCTGGCCATGGGTTCCCTGAAGAAGGGCGCCAAACCGGTCCGTACCGGCAAGTGGCAGATCATGATCAACGGCGAGTCCTACAAGCGGGTCGTTGCCGAAGCCGCCAAGCTGGCCCTGGGCGAAGACAATATTCTGGAGCGCGTTTTCATCGTCGAGCTGCTCAACGATGCCAACGATCCTGGAAGAATCGCCGGTGCCGTGGGTTTCTCCGTCCGTGAGAACAAAGTCTACATCATCAAGGCCAAGGCCATCATGGTTGCCTGCGGCGGCGCGGTCAATATCTACCAGCCGCGGTCGGTAGGCGAAGGCAAGGGCCGTGCATGGTACCCGGTATGGAACTCTGGTTCCACCTACACCATGGCGTTGCGCGCCGGCGCCGAACTTTCCATGATGGAAAACCGTTTCACCCCGGCTCGTTTCAAGGATGGTTACGGTCCTGTCGGTGCATGGTTCCTGCTGTTCAAGGCAAAGGCCCTTAACGGCCTGGGCGAAAATTTTGCCGCCAGCGACGCTGCCAAGGCGGAGCTGCAGAACTATGCCCCTTACGGAACAGCCGCCATCACCCCGACCTGTCTGCGGAACCACCTGATGCTGTTCGAAATGAAAGCCGGCCGCGGTCCCATCATCATGGACACTGTTACCGCGCTGGCCGAGCTGGGCAAGACCATGGACAAGAAGGAGCTCAAGCACCTGGAGTCCGAGGCATGGGAAGATTTCCTCGACATGACCTGTGGCCAGGCCAACCTGTGGTGTGCCCAGAACTGCGAGCCCGAGAAGAAGAACTCCGAAGTCATGCCCACCGAGCCCTACCTGCTGGGTTCTCACTCCGGCTGCTGCGGTATCTGGACTTCCGGCCCGGATTACGACTGGGTTCCGGATTCCTACAAGATCAAGGCCAAGAACGGCAAAGTCTACAACCGTATGACCACCGTTGACGGTCTGTTCACCTCCGGTGACGGCGTTGCCTGCTCCGGTCACAAGTTCTCCTCCGGCTCCCATGCCGAAGGCCGTATTGCGGCCAAGGAGATGGTCAAGTACGTGCGTGACAACGCCGATTTCACCCCGACCATCAAGGAGACCAAGGATGAGCTGGTAGACATGGTCTACAAGCCGGTTCGCGTTTTCCTGGACAGCTGTGACTACACCACGGCCATTGACATCAACCCGAACTACATCAAGCCCAACGGCATGATGTATCGCCTCATGAAGGCCACCCATGAGTATGGCGCGGGCACCGCGACCTACTACATGACCAGCGAGAAGAACCTCGAGGTCCTCATGGATCTGTTCGAGATGATGCGGGAAGACTGCGAAAAGCTGGCTGCCGGCGATCTGCATGAGCTGATGAGATGCTGGGAAATCTACCACCGGATTTACACCGTGGAAGCCCACTGCCGTCACATCCAGTTCAGGAAAGAGACCCGTTACCCCGGCTTCTACTACAACGCGGACCATCCGGGTCAGGACGACGCCAACTGGTTCTGCTTCACCAACTCCACCTACGACAAGGCCGCCAACCAGTGGAACCTTAAGAAGGTGGACTACCACAAGATCATTCCCGACGCCTAA
- a CDS encoding CoB--CoM heterodisulfide reductase iron-sulfur subunit A family protein — protein sequence MATDNSTSANGSIMVVGGGISGLTTALEAAEVGYEVFLIEKEPYLGGRVAQLNQYFPKLCPPSCGLEINYRRIKDNRNIRTYTMAEVEKVEGGPGNYKVSIQLNPRFVNENCTACGDCVAVCPAERSNNFNFGMDKNKAIFKSTDMVFPMRYAIDGAACKGTACNKCVEVCQYNAIELDMKPKVIELQVGSIVWATGWEPYDATKIDTLGFGKYKNIITNMMLERLASPNGPTQGKIVRPSDEKAPESVAFVQCAGSRDENHLPYCSYICCMASLKHATYIRERYPEAKVYIFYIDLRTPGYRYEKFYNTIKEDPNIFFIKGKVAEVKEAAGSNITVVAENAVTGEKTEQTVDMVVLATGMQPTAARQKLPADLQYNEDGFVLNDFDKGGMFAAGCANKPLDVVSSNQNATGMALKAIQTLKR from the coding sequence ATGGCGACAGATAATTCGACCTCTGCCAACGGAAGCATCATGGTGGTCGGAGGAGGCATCAGTGGTCTGACTACCGCCCTTGAGGCTGCCGAGGTGGGTTACGAGGTGTTCCTCATTGAAAAGGAACCTTACCTGGGCGGACGCGTGGCGCAGCTGAACCAGTATTTTCCCAAGCTGTGTCCTCCGTCCTGCGGTCTTGAGATCAACTATCGGCGGATCAAGGACAACCGGAACATTCGTACGTACACGATGGCCGAAGTGGAAAAGGTGGAGGGCGGCCCGGGCAACTACAAGGTCTCTATCCAGCTCAACCCCCGGTTCGTGAACGAGAACTGCACGGCATGCGGCGATTGCGTGGCGGTCTGTCCGGCGGAGCGCAGCAACAACTTCAATTTCGGCATGGACAAGAACAAGGCGATTTTCAAGTCCACGGACATGGTCTTCCCCATGCGCTATGCCATTGACGGCGCCGCCTGCAAGGGAACCGCCTGCAACAAGTGCGTGGAGGTATGCCAGTACAACGCCATTGAGTTGGACATGAAGCCCAAGGTCATCGAGCTTCAGGTGGGGTCTATTGTATGGGCCACCGGCTGGGAGCCCTATGACGCCACCAAAATCGACACCCTGGGGTTTGGAAAATACAAGAACATCATCACCAACATGATGCTGGAGCGGCTGGCTTCCCCCAACGGACCCACACAGGGCAAAATTGTCCGGCCGTCGGATGAAAAGGCGCCTGAGAGCGTCGCTTTTGTTCAGTGCGCCGGCTCCAGGGACGAAAACCACCTGCCCTACTGTTCTTATATCTGCTGCATGGCTTCCCTGAAACACGCCACCTATATTCGGGAGCGGTATCCGGAAGCCAAAGTCTACATTTTTTATATTGATCTCCGTACACCGGGCTACCGGTACGAGAAGTTCTACAACACGATCAAGGAAGATCCCAACATCTTTTTTATCAAAGGCAAGGTGGCCGAGGTAAAAGAGGCGGCCGGATCCAACATCACGGTGGTGGCGGAGAACGCCGTGACCGGCGAAAAGACGGAACAGACCGTGGACATGGTCGTACTGGCCACGGGTATGCAGCCCACTGCCGCCAGGCAGAAGCTGCCGGCCGATCTGCAGTACAACGAAGACGGGTTTGTTCTCAATGATTTTGACAAGGGCGGCATGTTTGCCGCCGGGTGTGCCAACAAACCGCTGGACGTGGTGTCGTCCAACCAGAATGCAACGGGCATGGCACTGAAGGCAATTCAAACTCTGAAGAGGTAG
- a CDS encoding FAD-dependent oxidoreductase, with protein sequence MDKKYGVYICTGCGIGASLDIDALSEVAREEGFPVKTHAFLCGKEGVEFLKADVDQGINSLAIAACSRRVNFDVFSFDGCLVDRVNLREQVVWSHPRDQFPALTEEEKAEGTKFDRVQMMAEDSIRMSIAKLKQIKLPEPYKLDNYTSDVLVIGGGVTGMAAALDVAKAGYKATIIEKSGALGGFAAQMRMQSPVASPYEDLRTPVVADLVKAVEANANISVKTGTVVARIAGQPGDFTVTLKNPGEKHPFDVPYPLPDEMKVDESGKELNAEQQFEVYKKYNEGKEDVLKFDPEGLKFGSVILAAGWRPAKLEGESFAHLGIGQIPDVVTNTEFEQIAAKGKIVRPSDGKEAKSVVFIQSPGKGEDDGDFSYCGSVTSIATLKQAKYVRDDYSDGKAYIVYQHMRTPGLAENFYKSMQQDPGIFMTKGEVIGVSRNGSGLMVEADNTLLGEKLKIRADMVVLAAGMVPATADDPVVNLAYRQGPGFRDNDIFDKYADSNFICFPYETQRTGVYAAGSIRRAMTIEESMEDATGAALKAIQCVESSNRGVSVHPRSGDMTFPDFFFQRCTQCKRCTEECPFGALDDDEKGTPKPNPTRCRRCGTCMGACPERIIGFADYNINSIGSMVKSIQVPSEDDYEEPPLRILALVCENDAYPAIDVAGMNRLSFSADVRIIPVRCLGSVNVIWIKDALSQGMDGAILLGCKHGDDYQCHFVKGSELASIRMTKIGDALKSLSLEQERVTQKEVAIDDYLKIPEIINSFVEEIEALGPNPFKGF encoded by the coding sequence ATGGATAAGAAATATGGTGTGTATATCTGCACAGGGTGCGGCATAGGGGCTTCGCTGGATATTGATGCGTTGTCCGAGGTCGCCAGGGAAGAAGGCTTTCCTGTCAAGACCCATGCATTCCTGTGCGGCAAGGAAGGCGTTGAGTTTCTCAAGGCAGACGTGGACCAGGGCATTAACTCGCTGGCCATCGCCGCCTGTTCCAGGCGGGTAAATTTTGACGTGTTTTCCTTTGACGGCTGCCTGGTGGACCGGGTCAACCTGCGGGAGCAGGTGGTGTGGTCCCATCCCAGGGATCAGTTTCCGGCCCTGACCGAAGAGGAGAAGGCCGAAGGAACCAAGTTCGACCGGGTCCAGATGATGGCCGAGGACTCTATTCGCATGAGCATCGCAAAGCTCAAACAGATCAAACTGCCCGAGCCGTACAAGCTGGATAATTATACTTCCGATGTGCTGGTTATCGGCGGCGGCGTCACCGGCATGGCCGCGGCCCTGGATGTGGCAAAGGCCGGTTACAAGGCGACCATTATTGAAAAAAGCGGCGCGCTGGGCGGTTTTGCCGCGCAGATGCGCATGCAGTCTCCGGTTGCAAGCCCCTATGAGGACCTGCGTACCCCGGTGGTGGCTGACCTGGTCAAGGCGGTGGAGGCCAATGCCAACATCAGCGTAAAGACCGGTACAGTGGTGGCCCGCATCGCGGGTCAGCCCGGCGATTTTACCGTTACCCTGAAAAATCCGGGTGAAAAGCATCCCTTTGACGTTCCCTATCCCCTTCCCGATGAGATGAAGGTGGATGAGAGCGGAAAGGAGTTGAACGCCGAGCAGCAGTTTGAGGTTTACAAAAAATATAATGAAGGCAAGGAGGATGTTCTCAAGTTTGATCCCGAGGGGTTGAAGTTCGGCTCGGTGATCCTGGCTGCCGGCTGGCGGCCCGCCAAGCTGGAGGGCGAGTCTTTTGCCCACCTGGGCATCGGCCAGATTCCCGATGTGGTGACCAACACCGAGTTTGAACAGATCGCGGCCAAGGGCAAGATCGTCCGGCCTTCCGACGGCAAGGAGGCCAAGTCCGTGGTCTTTATCCAGAGCCCGGGCAAGGGCGAGGATGACGGTGATTTTTCCTACTGCGGATCGGTGACCAGCATCGCCACCCTGAAACAGGCCAAGTACGTGCGTGACGACTATAGCGACGGCAAGGCCTATATTGTCTATCAGCACATGCGAACCCCCGGCCTGGCCGAGAATTTTTACAAGAGCATGCAGCAGGACCCCGGTATCTTTATGACCAAGGGGGAGGTGATCGGCGTTTCCAGGAACGGCAGCGGCCTGATGGTGGAGGCCGACAACACCCTGCTGGGCGAAAAACTGAAGATTCGGGCCGACATGGTGGTGCTGGCCGCCGGCATGGTGCCTGCCACCGCCGATGACCCGGTGGTCAACCTGGCCTACCGCCAGGGCCCCGGCTTCAGGGACAACGACATATTCGACAAATACGCGGACTCCAACTTCATCTGCTTTCCCTACGAGACCCAGCGGACCGGCGTCTATGCCGCCGGCTCCATTCGGCGCGCCATGACCATTGAAGAGTCCATGGAAGACGCCACCGGCGCGGCCCTCAAGGCGATTCAGTGCGTTGAGTCTTCCAACCGGGGCGTGTCCGTGCATCCCCGGTCCGGCGATATGACCTTTCCGGACTTCTTCTTCCAGCGCTGCACCCAGTGCAAACGGTGCACGGAAGAGTGCCCCTTCGGCGCCCTGGATGATGACGAGAAGGGAACGCCCAAGCCCAACCCCACCCGGTGCCGCCGGTGTGGAACCTGTATGGGGGCCTGTCCGGAGCGGATCATCGGTTTTGCCGATTATAACATCAACAGCATCGGCAGCATGGTCAAGTCGATTCAGGTGCCTTCCGAGGACGATTACGAAGAGCCGCCCCTGCGGATTCTTGCTCTGGTGTGCGAGAACGATGCCTACCCGGCCATTGATGTCGCCGGCATGAACCGGCTCTCTTTTTCCGCTGACGTGCGGATCATTCCGGTGCGGTGCCTGGGGTCGGTCAACGTGATCTGGATCAAGGACGCCCTTTCCCAGGGCATGGACGGCGCCATCCTGCTGGGATGCAAGCACGGGGACGACTACCAGTGCCATTTTGTCAAGGGCTCTGAGCTGGCCAGCATCCGTATGACAAAGATCGGCGACGCGCTCAAGTCCCTCTCCCTGGAGCAGGAGCGGGTCACCCAGAAAGAGGTGGCCATCGACGACTATCTCAAGATTCCGGAGATCATCAACTCCTTTGTGGAAGAGATCGAGGCCCTGGGTCCCAACCCCTTTAAAGGTTTCTAA
- the qmoC gene encoding quinone-interacting membrane-bound oxidoreductase complex subunit QmoC — MSERYLAEPDLGFINEVIGLGGNTLKKCFQCATCSVVCPISPDNKPFPRKEMIAASWGLKDKLVKDVDIWLCHQCGDCSTKCPRGAAPGDVLAAVRSYAIADYATPKAVGKAVNDPKKLPILIAVPAILFAVLAFITVQFGDTMASIFKSIGLEAIGFPWAHHHEPGVIAHADFYSTWFVDIVFVPLAAFVVLVFFMGLRRFIKDIHEQAVADGKTTQRKLDYVGLVKGIIAVVPTILKHNKFSECTENKDRSTAHMMVLYSFIGLFVVTNIFFFALYFLHAPGPYSQLNPVKILANAAGIALIIGSLLMIKNRLAAKDQASSYKDWYLLGLVLGLGLSGMLAELTRLAGAEALTYFMYYIHLIFIFNLFAFLPFSKLAHLVYRTVAMGYSNYAGREK, encoded by the coding sequence ATGAGTGAACGATATCTTGCCGAGCCTGATCTGGGGTTTATCAACGAGGTCATCGGGCTCGGGGGAAATACCCTGAAAAAGTGTTTTCAGTGCGCCACCTGCTCGGTGGTGTGCCCGATTTCACCGGACAACAAGCCCTTTCCCCGAAAGGAGATGATTGCCGCGTCCTGGGGTCTTAAAGACAAACTGGTCAAGGATGTGGACATCTGGCTGTGCCACCAGTGCGGCGACTGCTCCACCAAGTGCCCGCGCGGCGCAGCCCCCGGTGATGTTCTGGCCGCGGTGCGGTCCTATGCCATTGCCGACTATGCCACGCCCAAGGCCGTGGGCAAGGCGGTCAATGATCCCAAAAAACTGCCGATCCTGATCGCGGTGCCCGCCATCCTGTTTGCCGTTCTGGCCTTTATCACCGTCCAGTTCGGCGACACCATGGCCAGTATTTTCAAGAGCATCGGCCTTGAGGCCATCGGTTTCCCGTGGGCCCATCATCATGAACCGGGTGTTATCGCCCACGCGGATTTTTATTCGACCTGGTTTGTGGACATTGTTTTTGTGCCCCTGGCCGCTTTTGTGGTACTGGTCTTTTTTATGGGCCTGCGCCGGTTTATCAAAGATATTCATGAACAGGCGGTGGCCGACGGGAAAACCACCCAGCGGAAACTGGACTATGTCGGCCTGGTCAAGGGCATCATCGCGGTGGTCCCCACCATTCTCAAGCACAACAAGTTTTCCGAGTGTACCGAGAACAAGGACCGGTCCACGGCCCATATGATGGTGCTCTACAGTTTTATCGGGCTTTTCGTGGTGACCAATATTTTCTTTTTTGCCCTCTACTTTCTGCACGCGCCCGGACCTTACTCCCAGTTGAACCCGGTCAAGATCCTGGCCAACGCAGCCGGTATCGCTCTGATTATCGGAAGCCTTCTGATGATCAAGAATCGCCTGGCGGCAAAGGATCAGGCCTCGTCCTACAAGGACTGGTACCTGCTGGGCCTGGTTCTGGGCCTGGGTCTGTCGGGCATGCTTGCCGAGCTGACCCGCCTGGCCGGAGCCGAAGCCCTGACCTATTTCATGTATTACATTCACCTGATCTTTATTTTTAACCTGTTTGCGTTTCTGCCGTTTTCCAAGCTGGCCCACCTGGTCTACCGTACCGTGGCCATGGGTTACTCCAACTATGCCGGCCGTGAGAAATAG